A single genomic interval of Armigeres subalbatus isolate Guangzhou_Male chromosome 1, GZ_Asu_2, whole genome shotgun sequence harbors:
- the LOC134222291 gene encoding zinc finger FYVE domain-containing protein 26 homolog, producing MDKFNEFWELLSDKSVYIGKELIAYYKTLHENEDGSPLSEQSCHFLLQNLLVNPYPTCQLLRLLATSKIPLKNNTIREICDEGMLDFLESFEQDDVEKFYNLIANNLLSSGAINQIVPIVLEMLDKKLIDRELLLLALVSRKSQKMLKHFLKNLEMTREQWYHQCAVEYKRHFMIDILNSSETLFNDVTLCDYVRVFRLIVDINEGKSQILDVPRELKFQDGSFLSMYLKEMRRTQLLQALFGGREVEWVVDDFAKESSVIALHMKKGLKILPHHYDQLLEAISENDRLNEAIFDDFMSERIKDVHCSEDARSLQMLMLWSFVIDVLKLSPHQQTFDDILESRTSSIKAVLKSIEHNETFVELLEGVLTLLFARYEHLPRRSHGQVGFMCSNVVLEAILSNLKFVAAHKIHTANYDNANDELKARLTNCIDIINDALWRISLFSNTSNNEISQIKLADFDSSNVIAKLPDLVQDDEDNIMHSAEALQDRRKKYSTLPKRKHSKRGSKPPQISSSGSTGPRTMRHSLPPMNTMSSSLDATITEMVSRPRSLIPKMLGSPEKLATYCLVNKKFDEAKSIIRSNNLSATPVGHELHFVENFNHIQDKLGPLIARYDAMQSQQNSGSMLEDIRSRTAIGFEAAKIISTVETFANEQKIQQSDQDRLLLDKHSAQYPFLRLFCGDHLRNVHPMDLMLGLPMNYDLSLNLYNLVSLGLDKPVEGLDGKSCAYVGFLKRLLDDIQLFRVDEVNAEKQLITFRHLLSQEVCPLDPAQLGQLLDTRRNLISSKCLEDFKVDLRSSRWSVCKKIWKFVDGAEKLMRLLGSSEDLLTSNDIMKTDLQDIVGRLVFEKKVSPLVLEQLVAGTNSNLVHMIVQYFSKKVGRGLENNIEEMYDVVNYVSLRNDLLGILLKELAGWDTGINLVTNLKKLSCMEIFEPLCCDKLTLLDIDRFQVQLLLNNVDCQDIQRLRILDYILQRGSIVEDSDQLQVLRHAVVSNLLDSVEYNPALPVEVIIRNTKDINQKAEYLLKYMERILKSETILELINSILLSQNVTSLSLECKQLLESWRVKQQIYSELSATLENHDWHTIRNLSENGITQVTILECLILRNMYDLCSRWTKIHPLNPSDDSNFFDFFKLTVMKTLRLKEDCSALLAIIEGMPSEHVIDFYENTMLHVRNVEIVKHAVKYLEDNGENTKKYQKYRISLAIIDRLPEDGSEFYWNLISRPLLIIEQYLMNSKLELLSTVMESVRILLKDDICATCFEQRECIRDLRGRLNGSIDLDSSHDHQFITNECIDCLLRIYAGKALDYRVSSESGTSEGSMLNNSLELSSLDSLYGAFIMPKTPPTKDAWVRDEDANQCMCCRRSVFSMLNRRHHCRRCGRVVCHSCSKEKLEIPELYENVPVRACDDCVKQSLIKQNVPAVKSNVLVNLQNSDEWQLTGNVRNDNIIRDEYSYEYAPSTSQCLAICNLHSQNEELSNFLLYHCAKLESLLRPIRAGYPNPELDYALVSRMLLNLTLAAKVRGLEFTEADKMKEHAEIILSMVNNNCESLLLQESMSSINLRKLRDALVHAEKWTLALELSLKCGFSTSGVMAAWGTTCLRAGCFETARDKFSYCLQKLSTDADNSTILNCIESPESKLANYKTAIPIKRLSKSPPLLLEIISILESTAQAQPPEVVARASMIKSSNSSLSSSIRKKTKENIPLHEPALNVLNTLSNLKHITKGNFTDFLPERRTLRSKDTSLSTSGNSSGYLQTLDCIMSTRFFEESMYYLLTYGAHQDVTNFLIKHRQILPAMKYALMQQVDPEVLLQTVILPYLKTGRLENVIQVMSSMDETLLAWKAYIIYTCRYLETNRMLNCLYNLQLLLGDPIRASMTCVRFYSMDAKNFTDLEANTFHLKNSAAHLQSELESCNWEEISVESISERNETHKSLLMKMEPKELNNHINTILRQLEVTKFLANCEAKGKDVIGLLPKLFIEYQKVPTLFGTVHEKLQLAVLILVCGKNIEEGFGLSYRVIQDFNLNSLRVYSLTAKHFIGDSQVEEVDKLLQAIVSNSAATVDTNSFCDELIKNAVETAISIHGSSSHVKTALEGLIKRISEVGLKVHCYIVTGQLKTAYLYANKHGRIGDIRKILRQAEVLNQVHVKRLCESKLATEGGLRK from the exons ATGGATAAATTCAACGAATTCTGGGAGCTGCTCTCCGACAAAAGTGTTTATATTGGCAAG GAGCTTATTGCGTACTACAAAACTTTACACGAGAACGAGGATGGATCGCCCCTATCGGAGCAGAGCTGCCACTTTCTGCTGCAGAACTTGTTGGTCAATCCATATCCAACCTGTCAGCTGTTGCGGCTGTTGGCTACCAGCAAAATACCCCTGAAGAATAACACCATTCGGGAAATTTGCGATGAAGGAAtgttggatttcctggagagcTTCGAGCAGGACGATGTCGAAAAGTTCTACAATTTGATTGCAAATAATCTGCTTTCAAGTGGGGCAATTAATCAGATTGTGCCGATCGTGCTGGAAATGTTGGACAAGAAACTCATTGACAGAGAACTACTGTTGTTGGCTTTGGTGTCCAGGAAATCCCAAAAGATGCTGAAGCATTTTCTCAAAAATCTCGAAATGACTCGGGAGCAGTGGTATCACCAGTGCGCGGTCGAATATAAGCGGCATTTCATGATAGATATCTTGAACAGTAGTGAAACTCTGTTCAATGACGTGACTCTCTGCGATTATGTTCGTGTGTTTCGATTGATCGTGGACATAAATGAGGGCAAGTCGCAGATCCTTGATGTCCCCCGTGAGCTCAAATTCCAGGACGGAAGTTTTCTGAGTATGTATTTGAAGGAGATGAGGCGAACACAACTTCTACAAGCGTTATTCGGTGGGCGTGAAGTCGAATGGGTGGTAGATGATTTCGCAAAGGAGTCCTCCGTAATTGCCCTACACATGAAGAAGGGGTTGAAAATTCTACCCCACCACTATGATCAGCTTTTGGAAGCAATCTCTGAGAACGATAGGTTGAATGAAGCGATCTTCGATGATTTCATGTCGGAGAGAATCAAAGATGTTCATTGTTCAGAAGACGCGCGATCGCTGCAAATGCTGATGCTTTGGTCTTTTGTGATAGACGTCCTAAAGCTATCGCCTCATCAGCAAACTTTTGACGACATTCTCGAAAGCAGAACCAGCAGCATCAAAGCagttttaaaatccattgaacaTAACGAAACTTTCGTCGAACTGCTGGAAGGTGTACTAACTCTGTTATTTGCTCGATATGAGCATCTACCTCGGAGGTCTCATGGCCAAGTCGGCTTCATGTGTTCAAACGTTGTGTTGGAGGCGATTTTGAGCAACTTGAAATTCGTTGCCGCGCACAAAATACATACAGCAAACTACGACAATGCAAATGATGAGCTGAAAGCTCGTCTAACCAATTGTATCGATATCATCAACGACGCTCTCTGGAGGATTTCGTTGTTTTCGAACACATCAAACAACGAAATATCGCAGATCAAGCTGGCGGACTTCGACTCCAGCAATGTGATAGCCAAGCTGCCGGATCTGGTGCAGGATGACGAAGACAACATAATGCACAGTGCAGAGGCCCTCCAGGATCGAAGGAAAAAGTATTCCACCTTACCCAAGCGCAAACATTCCAAACGCGGTTCCAAACCCCCTCAGATATCATCCAGTGGATCAACCGGTCCGCGAACCATGCGCCATTCCCTTCCGCCTATGAACACAATGAGCTCATCTTTGGACGCGACTATCACCGAAATGGTGTCGCGACCGCGAAGTCTGATTCCGAAAATGCTCGGCTCGCCGGAGAAGTTGGCAACCTATTGTCTCGTCAACAAAAAGTTCGACGAAGCCAAATCCATTATTAGAAGCAACAACCTGTCGGCCACCCCCGTAGGCCATGAGCTGCACTTCGTGGAGAACTTCAACCACATTCAAGATAAACTGGGTCCTCTGATCGCTCGTTACGATGCGATGCAATCGCAACAAAACAGTGGTTCCATGCTGGAAGACATTCGATCCCGGACGGCGATCGGTTTCGAAGCCGCCAAGATTATTAGCACTGTGGAGACGTTTGCTAACGAGCAGAAAATCCAGCAAAGTGATCAGGATCGGCTGCTGCTCGACAAGCACAGTGCACAGTACCCGTTCCTAAGGCTGTTTTGCGGGGACCATCTTCGCAATGTTCACCCAATGGATCTTATGCTTGGATTGCCGATGAACTACGATCTCAGTCTCAATCTGTATAATCTCGTTTCATTGGGTTTGGATAAACCGGTGGAGGGGTTGGATGGCAAGAGTTGTGCCTACGTTGGTTTTCTGAAACGACTGCTCGACGATATACAGCTGTTTAGGGTCGATGAAGTGAACGCTGAAAAGCAGCTGATAACTTTTCGTCATTTGCTAAGCCAAGAAGTATGTCCTTTGGATCCTGCGCAATTGGGGCAGCTGTTGGACACGCGACGCAACTTGATTTCGTCGAAATGCTTGGAGGATTTCAAAGTAGACTTGCGGAGCAGCCGTTGGAGTGTGTGTAAAAAGATATGGAAATTTGTGGATGGGGCCGAGAAGCTGATGCGACTATTGGGTAGTAGCGAAGATTTGCTCACATCAAATGATATCATGAAGACAGATCTGCAAGATATCGTCGGAAGGTTGGTGTTTGAGAAGAAGGTATCACCATTAGTGTTGGAACAACTAGTTGCCGGAACCAATTCGAATCTGGTCCATATGATCGTCCAGTACTTTTCGAAAAAAGTCGGAAGAGGATTAGAAAACAACATCGAGGAAATGTACGATGTTGTTAACTACGTTTCGCTGCGGAATGACCTGCTAGGTATTCTTTTGAAGGAACTTGCTGGCTGGGATACGGGGATCAACTTAGTCACAAACTTGAAAAAACTTTCTTGCATGGAGATCTTTGAGCCCTTGTGCTGCGATAAATTAACTTTGCTGGATATCGATCGATTTCAGGTGCAGTTACTTCTGAATAATGTAGACTGCCAAGATATTCAACGTCTTCGTATATTGGATTACATCCTGCAACGAGGTTCCATAGTCGAAGACTCGGATCAACTTCAAGTGCTGAGACATGCCGTTGTGTCGAACTTACTTGATTCAGTAGAATACAATCCAGCGCTGCCCGTGGAAGTGATAATTAGAAACACCAAAGACATCAATCAGAAAGCTGAGTATCTCCTGAAGTACATGGAacgaattttaaaaagtgaaacCATTCTGGAGTTGATCAATAGCATTCTTCTGTCTCAAAATGTTACCTCACTAAGCTTGGAATGTAAGCAACTGTTGGAATCGTGGAGAGTCAAGCAGCAAATCTACTCTGAACTCAGCGCCACGCTCGAGAATCATGACTGGCACACAATACGGAACCTGTCAGAAAATGGCATCACGCAAGTAACCATTTTAGAATGTTTGATATTACGGAATATGTACGATTTGTGTTCTCGTTGGACCAAAATCCACCCCTTGAATCCTTCCGATGATTCCAATTTTTTCGACTTCTTTAAACTTACTGTAATGAAAACATTACGCCTCAAGGAAGATTGTTCGGCTCTGCTGGCTATTATCGAAGGAATGCCCAGCGAGCACGTCATCGATTTCTACGAGAATACGATGCTGCATGTGAGAAACGTAGAAATCGTGAAACATGCGGTGAAATATCTGGAAGACAACGGTGAAAATACGAAGAAGTACCAGAAGTATCGAATATCGCTGGCAATCATCGACCGTCTTCCGGAGGACGGTTCAGAATTCTATTGGAATCTCATAAGTAGGCCGCTGTTAATTATTGAGCAGTACCTGATGAACTCAAAACTGGAACTGCTTTCGACTGTAATGGAATCTGTGCGAATATTGCTGAAGGATGATATTTGCGCCACCTGTTTCGAACAACGTGAGTGCATTCGTGATCTTCGTGGGCGCCTTAATGGTTCTATTGATCTGGATTCCAGCCACGATCATCAGTTTATCACCAACGAATGCATCGATTGTCTGCTCAGAATCTACGCAGGAAAAGCGCTCGACTACCGCGTATCGAGCGAGTCTGGAACATCGGAGGGATCTATGCTGAACAACAGTTTGGAACTGTCCAGCTTGGATTCGCTGTATGGAGCGTTCATCATGCCGAAAACGCCACCAACTAAGGATGCCTGGGTACGGGATGAAGATGCCAATCAATGTATGTGCTGTAGAAGAAGCGTATTCTCGATGCTGAATCGGCGACATCATTGTCGTCGCTGTGGGAGAGTGGTTTGCCACTCCTGTTCCAAGGAGAAATTGGAAATTCCGGAACTCTACGAAAATGTGCCGGTGCGAGCTTGCGATGACTGTGTGAAGCAATCTTTGATTAAGCAAAATGTTCCAGCAGTTAAATCCAATGTGTTGGTTAATCTGCAGAATTCCGACGAGTGGCAGTTGACGGGTAATGTGCGCAACGATAACATCATTCGGGATGAATACAGCTACGAGTATGCGCCGTCTACCAGTCAGTGCCTTGCTATTTGTAACCTTCATAGCCAAAACGAAGAACTATCGAACTTCCTGTTGTACCATTGCGCCAAACTGGAATCCTTGCTACGTCCTATTCGTGCTGGTTATCCAAACCCTGAATTAGATTACGCTTTAGTATCGAGAATGCTGCTGAACCTAACATTGGCGGCCAAAGTGCGCGGACTGGAATTCACCGAAGCGGACAAAATGAAAGAACACGCCGAAATAATCCTTTCGATGGTCAATAACAACTGTGAGTCGCTTTTGCTCCAGGAATCGATGAGCAGTATTAATCTGCGTAAGCTGAGGGATGCTCTTGTCCATGCCGAAAAGTGGACACTGGCTCTGGAACTGTCCCTCAAGTGCGGTTTCTCAACTAGTGGAGTGATGGCTGCTTGGGGCACCACTTGCTTACGGGCAGGTTGCTTCGAGACTGCTCGAGATAAATTCTCCTATTGCTTACAGAAGCTCTCTACAGATGCCGACAATAGCACAATTTTGAACTGCATCGAATCTCCGGAGTCCAAATTGGCCAACTACAAAACAGCGATCCCTATTAAACGTTTGTCTAAGAGCCCACCGCTTTTGCTGGAAATTATCAGCATTCTGGAATCGACAGCGCAGGCTCAACCCCCGGAAGTAGTCGCTAGAGCCAGCATGATCAAGAGCTCCAACTCCTCGCTATCTTCCAGCATCCGAAAGAAAACCAAAGAGAACATTCCACTTCACGAACCCGCCCTGAACGTCCTAAATACGCTTTCCAATCTCAAACACATCACCAAGGGCAATTTCACCGACTTTCTGCCCGAGCGCCGAACCTTGCGAAGCAAAGATACTTCGTTATCCACCAGCGGAAACTCCTCCGGGTACCTTCAAACGTTGGACTGCATCATGAGCACTAGATTTTTCGAAGAGTCCATGTACTATTTGTTAACGTATGGAGCCCATCAGGACGTGACGAACTTCTTGATCAAACATCGCCAAATTCTCCCGGCCATGAAGTACGCCCTGATGCAGCAGGTCGATCCGGAAGTTCTACTGCAAACAGTCATATTACCGTACCTCAAAACGGGTCGACTGGAGAACGTGATCCAAGTGATGAGCAGCATGGACGAGACGCTGCTGGCCTGGAAAGCCTACATCATCTACACCTGCCGCTACCTGGAGACGAATCGAATGCTGAACTGTCTGTATAACCTGCAGCTGCTGCTGGGCGATCCGATCCGAGCGAGCATGACCTGCGTGCGGTTCTACTCGATGGACGCGAAGAACTTCACCGATCTGGAGGCGAACACGTTCCACCTGAAGAACAGTGCCGCGCACCTGCAGTCCGAGCTGGAGTCGTGCAACTGGGAGGAGATCAGCGTGGAGAGCATCAGCGAGCGGAACGAGACGCACAAGAGTCTGCTCATGAAGATGGAACCGAAGGAGCTGAACAACCACATCAACACGATACTGCGCCAGCTGGAGGTCACCAAGTTTCTGGCGAATTGTGAAGCCAAGGGGAAGGATGTGATCGGATTGCTGCCGAAG CTATTTATCGAATACCAAAAAGTGCCAACCCTATTCGGAACGGTCCATGAGAAACTTCAACTGGCGGTTTTGATCCTAGTTTGCGGGAAGAACATCGAGGAAGGTTTTGGGTTATCCTACAG GGTAATTCAAGACTTCAACCTGAACAGCCTCCGGGTGTACAGTCTGACGGCGAAGCACTTCATCGGGGATTCCCAGGTGGAGGAGGTAGACAAGCTGCTGCAGGCGATCGTCAGCAACAGTGCCGCCACGGTGGACACGAACAGTTTCTGTGACGAGCTGATAAAGAATGCGGTAGAGACGGCCATCTCGATCCATGGGAGCAGTTCGCACGTAAAAACCGCCCTGGAGGGACTGATCAAGCGCATCAGCGAGGTCGGACTGAAAGTTCATTGCTACATCGTGACCGGCCAGTTGAAGACGGCGTATCTGTATGCTAACAAGCATGGCCGAATCGGTGATATTAGGAAGATACTGCGACAGGCTGAAGTACTGAACCAAGTGCATGTGAAGAGGCTGTGCGAATCGAAGCTGGCCACCGAGGGCGGCCTGCGAAAGTAG
- the LOC134205981 gene encoding growth/differentiation factor 8-like produces MTCPQAGKYHLLPTVCRVLSGESEVFHHAEDVPLPFPIICPYCVILVLYTQFGVISWNAATEEGACSADVGQDAGAFVSPDACMAEDPYQGDVVIKNFLGSLNEWVATPYIEIEFRDAPKKRIKRNLSLDCDENDNETRCCRYPLTVDFEKFGWDWIIAPKRYEASYCAGECMLSFLPKYEHTHVMQLSTSAIPCCSPKKMSPIKLLYFDLSYRVIYSTIPNMIVEKCSCS; encoded by the exons ATGACCTGTCCGCAGGCGGGAAAGTACCACCTGCTGCCGACGGTTTGTAGGGTCCTCTCCGGGGAGAGTGAAGTTTTTCACCATGCGGAAGACGTTCCACTGCCTTTTCCAATCATTTGTCCATACTGTGTTATTTTGGTTCTTTACACACAATTTGGCGTCATCAGCTGGAATGCTGCGACAGAGGAAGGGGCTTGTTCGGCCGATGTTGGCCAGGATGCCGGTGCTTTCGTTTCCCCAGATGCCTGCATGGCCGAGGACCCATATCAGGGTGACGTCGTCAtcaagaatttcctgggaagcttGAATGAATGGGTGGCG ACCCCGTACATCGAAATCGAATTCCGTGACGCCCCGAAAAAGCGCATCAAGCGCAACCTGTCGCTGGACTGCGACGAGAACGACAACGAAACGCGCTGCTGCCGGTACCCGCTGACGGTTGACTTCGAGAAGTTCGGCTGGGACTGGATCATCGCTCCGAAGCGCTACGAGGCGTCCTACTGTGCCGGCGAGTGCATGCTCAGCTTCCTGCCCAAGTACGAGCACACCCACGTCATGCAGCTGAGCACCTCGGCCATCCCGTGCTGCTCGCCGAAGAAGATGAGCCCCATCAAGCTGCTGTACTTCGATCTGAGCTATCGCGTCATCTACAGCACCATCCCGAACATGATCGTCGAGAAGTGCAGCTGTTCCTAG